Proteins encoded by one window of Methanothermobacter thermautotrophicus:
- a CDS encoding UbiX family flavin prenyltransferase has product MIILAMTGASGVIYGERILKALRGAGVRVGLMITDTAREIIRYELEMEPGALEELADECFDATDFTTSINSGSSPFRAMVIAPCTMKTLSAIANGYAGNALTRAADVCLKERRELVLVPRETPLRSVHLENMLRVSREGGIILPAMPGFYHKPASIEDMADFIAGKVLDVLGIENDLFRRWTGKDISTEG; this is encoded by the coding sequence ATGATAATACTTGCCATGACAGGTGCGAGTGGCGTTATCTATGGTGAGAGGATCCTGAAGGCCCTCAGGGGGGCCGGGGTGAGGGTTGGGCTCATGATAACCGACACCGCCCGTGAGATAATAAGATATGAACTTGAGATGGAACCTGGAGCCCTTGAGGAACTGGCAGATGAGTGCTTCGATGCCACGGATTTCACAACATCCATAAACAGCGGATCATCTCCCTTCAGGGCCATGGTCATCGCCCCCTGCACAATGAAGACCCTCTCTGCTATAGCCAACGGGTATGCAGGGAATGCCCTTACAAGGGCCGCTGATGTCTGTCTCAAGGAGAGAAGGGAGCTTGTCCTCGTCCCAAGGGAAACTCCACTGAGGAGTGTCCATCTTGAAAACATGCTCAGGGTCTCAAGGGAGGGTGGGATAATACTTCCAGCCATGCCAGGTTTCTACCATAAACCCGCCAGCATAGAGGATATGGCGGACTTCATAGCCGGGAAGGTCCTTGATGTCCTTGGAATAGAGAACGACCTATTCAGAAGGTGGACCGGTAAGGATATAAGCACCGAAGGGTGA
- a CDS encoding HD domain-containing protein codes for MKFIRDSVHGNLKLSEFEVRIVDTPQFQRLRRIKQLGFTSLIYPGANHSRFEHSIGAMCLASRLAEHLGLGSEKRRVLRLCALLHDVGHGPFSHVSEGVLERSHESLTRELIKKSVLGDIISEEFDLRQVMRILRGEGVLGQAISGELDVDRMDYLLRDSHYTGVAYGIIDVERLIYNMKMENDLVLDRKGVQAAESTLLARYFMYPSVYQHHTTRIVNSMFRRCLRSLISGGVLDASRIYRYDDMDLIVMCRNQEGLAGDMMRRLDDRNLLKTVDSVKLNELEDPERVFRITEVEIRRAEEEIAEDMDLDPDYVVVNLPEYPAFDEMRTQVSVGDSIVNLSHISSLVGALKEARFNHADICVYVPREAADSFRDFSLHDYMDLPERRPSHPRQLRLTVPDYLRFR; via the coding sequence ATGAAATTCATAAGGGACAGCGTCCATGGAAACCTGAAGCTGAGTGAGTTCGAGGTCAGGATAGTTGACACTCCCCAGTTCCAGCGCCTCAGACGTATAAAGCAGCTCGGATTCACCAGCCTCATATACCCCGGTGCAAACCATTCAAGGTTCGAACACTCCATAGGTGCCATGTGCCTTGCATCAAGACTTGCAGAGCACCTCGGCCTTGGCAGCGAAAAGAGGAGGGTGCTGAGGCTCTGCGCCCTCCTCCACGATGTGGGCCACGGCCCATTCTCCCATGTATCCGAGGGTGTCCTTGAGAGGTCCCATGAGAGCCTCACAAGGGAGCTCATAAAAAAATCCGTCCTGGGGGATATAATATCAGAGGAGTTCGACCTCAGGCAGGTTATGCGGATACTCAGGGGGGAGGGGGTCCTTGGTCAGGCCATAAGCGGGGAGCTGGATGTTGACAGGATGGACTACCTCCTCAGGGACTCCCACTACACAGGGGTTGCCTACGGTATAATCGACGTTGAAAGGCTGATATACAACATGAAGATGGAGAACGACCTTGTGCTTGACAGGAAGGGTGTCCAGGCAGCCGAGTCCACACTGCTTGCAAGGTACTTCATGTACCCCAGCGTATACCAGCACCACACCACGAGGATAGTGAACTCCATGTTCAGGAGGTGCCTGAGGAGCCTTATATCAGGGGGCGTCCTGGACGCCTCCAGGATCTACAGGTACGATGACATGGACCTCATCGTCATGTGCAGGAACCAGGAGGGACTTGCAGGTGATATGATGAGGAGGCTTGATGACAGGAACCTCCTCAAGACCGTTGACTCGGTGAAGCTCAATGAACTTGAGGACCCCGAGAGGGTCTTCAGGATAACTGAGGTGGAGATAAGGAGGGCTGAGGAGGAGATCGCAGAGGACATGGACCTCGATCCGGACTACGTGGTGGTGAATCTACCAGAGTACCCTGCCTTCGACGAGATGAGGACTCAGGTCTCTGTTGGTGACTCCATTGTAAACCTGAGCCACATCTCAAGCCTCGTAGGGGCCCTGAAGGAGGCCAGGTTCAATCATGCAGATATCTGCGTCTACGTGCCACGGGAAGCTGCAGACTCCTTCAGGGATTTCAGCCTCCATGACTACATGGACCTCCCTGAGAGAAGGCCCTCCCATCCGAGGCAGCTGCGACTGACAGTCCCGGACTACCTGAGGTTCAGGTGA
- a CDS encoding molybdenum cofactor biosynthesis protein MoaE, which translates to MIVRVTDEKEAYRMEDLIENLKKGPYIEECGAIFTFEGIVRGVDDKRIDKLVLTTPDIERAQMELEGIVEDVRRKYPVRDVAVVHYLGEFYTSETLFMVAVAGPHRGETLEALSEIIERTKHEIEFRKEEYTNSGKNVIMSGG; encoded by the coding sequence ATGATTGTGAGGGTAACTGATGAGAAGGAGGCCTACCGGATGGAGGACCTCATAGAAAACCTGAAGAAAGGTCCATACATTGAGGAATGCGGGGCCATATTCACATTCGAGGGTATTGTCCGCGGTGTGGATGATAAGAGGATAGATAAGCTGGTGCTCACAACACCAGACATTGAGAGGGCCCAGATGGAGCTTGAGGGTATAGTTGAGGATGTCAGGAGGAAGTACCCTGTAAGGGACGTTGCCGTGGTCCACTATCTTGGTGAGTTCTACACTTCAGAGACCCTCTTCATGGTGGCTGTCGCGGGTCCTCACCGTGGCGAGACACTGGAGGCCCTGAGTGAGATAATTGAGAGGACAAAGCATGAGATTGAATTCAGGAAGGAGGAGTACACCAACAGCGGTAAAAACGTCATAATGTCAGGCGGCTGA
- a CDS encoding nicotinamide-nucleotide adenylyltransferase: MRGLLVGRMQPFHRGHLEVIKRILEEVDELIICIGSAQLSHSIRDPFTAGERVMMLTKALSENGIPASRYYIIPVQDIECNALWVGHIKMLTPPFDRVYSGNPLVQRLFSEDGYEVTAPPLFYRERYSGTEVRRRMLDDGDWRSLLPDSVVEVIDEINGVERIKHLAKKEVSELGGIS, encoded by the coding sequence ATGAGGGGATTGCTGGTTGGAAGGATGCAACCATTTCACAGGGGCCATCTGGAGGTCATAAAGAGGATACTCGAGGAGGTCGACGAACTCATAATATGTATTGGCAGTGCACAGCTGAGCCACAGCATCCGGGACCCATTCACGGCAGGTGAAAGGGTCATGATGCTCACCAAGGCCCTCAGTGAAAACGGGATCCCTGCATCACGCTACTACATCATCCCGGTCCAGGATATAGAGTGCAACGCCCTATGGGTGGGCCACATAAAGATGCTAACACCACCCTTCGACAGGGTCTACAGCGGGAACCCCCTCGTCCAGAGGCTCTTCAGTGAGGATGGCTACGAGGTAACAGCCCCGCCCCTCTTCTACCGTGAGAGGTACTCAGGGACAGAGGTTAGAAGGAGGATGCTGGATGATGGAGACTGGCGTTCCCTCCTCCCCGACTCTGTGGTGGAGGTTATAGATGAGATCAATGGCGTTGAAAGGATAAAGCACCTTGCAAAAAAGGAGGTCAGTGAACTTGGAGGGATATCATGA
- a CDS encoding ABC transporter ATP-binding protein produces MIRVENLTKTYKLENGDEFRALSDVNLEVADGEILGILGMSGSGKTTLLRILRGVEPFDSGRIALDDVIVEADSSQYYFSKLKKKTAIHLQRSFGLWAETALQNVIRKLYAAKYGDESMTDFDYAYDEFGEEAMELLRLVGLEHKADHFAPVLSGGEKQRLIMARQLAKKPRVLLLDEPATMSCPRTKQEILDAIKNINRELGVTVVLVSHLPEVHEYLADRVVLMEDGSIVDEGEPSAIIGRFLEDIENPVEYTPGARGKEILRVRGLRKRFVLLKGGAVLEMRDVNLDIDGGEMVSIIGPSGAGKTVLLRMIGGLDLPDEGTVEFRLDGEWVNMHEPGVKRMGIRRKMGFMHQEFALVHHATIRSQIASRLGVKGEHVVAEAKKRADELGISDMVLDVLYQLTDLPETEARYRLEKLGLSPEILEELFPSFPDSEVKRYAEPIFRALDLPMSILDRRSYELSGGERVRATLALVLASRPDVLILDEPFGDLDPITLRMVSNSLKRINMEFGTTIIMVSHHVDFIRELSTRAVMVEDGRIVMDGEPDELCDEFVERSHARYLQRVKG; encoded by the coding sequence ATGATAAGGGTAGAGAACCTCACAAAGACATATAAACTTGAGAATGGAGACGAATTCAGGGCACTTTCCGATGTTAACCTTGAGGTGGCTGATGGTGAAATACTTGGAATCCTTGGAATGAGCGGATCAGGTAAGACGACCCTCCTGAGGATACTGAGGGGAGTTGAACCCTTTGATTCAGGCAGAATCGCCCTTGATGATGTGATAGTTGAAGCTGATTCCAGCCAGTACTATTTCTCAAAGCTGAAGAAGAAGACAGCAATCCACCTGCAGAGGTCCTTCGGTCTCTGGGCCGAGACAGCCCTCCAGAACGTCATAAGGAAGCTCTACGCTGCGAAGTATGGCGATGAGTCCATGACAGACTTTGACTATGCCTACGATGAGTTCGGCGAGGAGGCCATGGAGCTCCTCCGGCTTGTCGGACTTGAACACAAGGCTGACCACTTCGCCCCGGTACTGAGTGGGGGTGAAAAGCAGAGGCTCATAATGGCCAGGCAGCTTGCAAAAAAACCCCGCGTACTTCTACTTGATGAACCAGCAACCATGTCCTGTCCGAGGACCAAGCAGGAGATACTGGACGCCATAAAGAACATAAACAGGGAACTCGGCGTCACCGTGGTCCTTGTATCCCACCTCCCGGAGGTCCACGAGTACCTGGCAGACAGGGTGGTGCTCATGGAGGATGGAAGCATAGTTGATGAGGGCGAACCCTCAGCCATCATAGGCAGGTTCCTTGAGGACATCGAAAACCCTGTTGAATACACACCCGGGGCCAGAGGGAAGGAGATACTCAGGGTCAGGGGCCTCAGGAAGAGGTTCGTACTCCTCAAGGGCGGAGCTGTCCTTGAAATGAGGGACGTTAACCTCGATATAGATGGGGGGGAGATGGTATCCATAATAGGCCCCAGCGGAGCAGGTAAGACGGTCCTTCTCAGGATGATAGGGGGCCTGGACCTCCCTGATGAGGGTACTGTGGAGTTCCGCCTTGACGGTGAATGGGTAAACATGCATGAGCCTGGTGTTAAGAGGATGGGTATAAGGAGGAAGATGGGCTTCATGCACCAGGAGTTCGCCCTTGTGCACCATGCCACCATAAGGAGTCAGATAGCCTCAAGGCTGGGAGTTAAGGGGGAACATGTGGTTGCGGAGGCAAAGAAGAGGGCCGATGAACTCGGGATAAGTGACATGGTTCTCGATGTCCTCTACCAACTCACTGATCTTCCTGAGACAGAGGCAAGGTACCGGCTTGAGAAGCTGGGCCTCTCACCTGAGATACTTGAGGAGCTATTCCCCAGCTTCCCTGACAGTGAGGTTAAGAGGTATGCTGAGCCGATATTCAGGGCCCTTGACCTTCCCATGAGTATACTGGACAGGAGGTCCTATGAGCTCTCAGGGGGCGAGAGGGTGAGGGCGACACTCGCCCTTGTCCTTGCATCGAGGCCCGACGTGCTTATACTTGATGAGCCCTTCGGGGATCTGGATCCCATCACACTGCGCATGGTGTCCAACTCCCTCAAGAGGATCAACATGGAGTTCGGGACAACCATAATAATGGTCAGCCACCATGTCGACTTCATAAGGGAGCTCAGCACCAGGGCAGTTATGGTTGAGGATGGAAGGATTGTTATGGATGGTGAACCAGATGAACTCTGTGATGAATTTGTTGAGAGGAGTCATGCAAGATACCTTCAGAGGGTTAAGGGGTGA
- a CDS encoding flavin reductase family protein — protein sequence MDFEDFPVESAHRILTPRPTVMVTTVDEEGNINAAPFSFTMPVSIAPPVVAFASAPDHHTARNIESTHEFVINITPADIIEQMWVTARDIPAGENELEAAGLGWVPSRRVKPPRIVEAPGHLECELLRMFEVGDHNLITGCVVCASVRPGSVKEGLLDVESVKPVLHVGGKEFVIGDHVRHVR from the coding sequence ATGGATTTTGAGGATTTTCCGGTTGAAAGCGCCCACAGGATACTGACACCCAGACCGACGGTTATGGTGACAACCGTGGATGAGGAGGGCAACATCAACGCAGCCCCCTTCTCATTCACAATGCCGGTCTCAATTGCCCCGCCGGTGGTTGCATTTGCATCGGCGCCAGACCACCACACCGCCAGGAACATTGAGAGCACACATGAATTTGTCATAAACATAACACCTGCAGATATAATTGAACAGATGTGGGTCACCGCCAGGGACATTCCAGCGGGTGAGAATGAACTTGAGGCTGCTGGTCTTGGATGGGTCCCATCAAGGAGGGTGAAGCCTCCGAGAATCGTTGAGGCCCCCGGGCACCTTGAATGTGAACTCCTCAGGATGTTTGAGGTTGGAGACCACAACCTTATAACCGGATGTGTGGTGTGTGCATCGGTGCGCCCTGGATCTGTGAAGGAAGGACTCCTCGATGTTGAATCTGTGAAGCCTGTCCTCCATGTTGGTGGAAAGGAGTTTGTCATAGGTGATCATGTGAGGCATGTCAGGTGA
- a CDS encoding universal stress protein, with the protein MFEKIMVPTDGSEYAARAEDMAIELAGRLGSVVIAVHVIDEKLIYPFDVLEEEGKEILAAVQRKGREAGVRVDEVLVFGSPAHDMKKIAEKTGADLVVIASHGRSGLEKLLMGSVAETTLKTVDVPVLLVKR; encoded by the coding sequence ATGTTTGAGAAGATAATGGTTCCAACGGATGGCTCAGAGTACGCTGCAAGGGCAGAGGATATGGCCATAGAACTTGCGGGGCGTCTGGGTTCAGTGGTGATTGCAGTCCATGTCATCGATGAGAAGCTGATATACCCCTTTGATGTCCTTGAGGAGGAGGGTAAGGAAATACTGGCGGCTGTTCAGAGGAAGGGGCGTGAGGCAGGTGTCCGGGTTGACGAGGTCCTTGTCTTCGGGAGCCCTGCCCATGACATGAAGAAGATAGCAGAGAAGACAGGGGCTGATCTTGTGGTTATTGCATCCCATGGGAGGTCAGGCCTTGAGAAACTGCTGATGGGGAGTGTTGCTGAGACAACCCTCAAGACCGTGGATGTTCCGGTTCTCCTGGTGAAGAGATAA
- a CDS encoding rubredoxin: protein MKRYKCRVCGYIYDPEKGEPRTDTPPGTPFEDLPETWRCPSCGAKKKMFKPLD from the coding sequence ATGAAGAGATACAAGTGCCGTGTATGCGGATACATCTACGACCCTGAGAAGGGCGAGCCAAGGACGGATACACCACCCGGAACACCATTTGAGGACCTCCCTGAGACATGGAGGTGCCCATCATGCGGTGCAAAGAAGAAGATGTTCAAACCACTGGATTGA
- the rd gene encoding rubredoxin, whose amino-acid sequence MDKYVCQMCGYIYDPEEGDPASGIEAGTPFEDLPDDWVCPVCGVGKDQFKKMD is encoded by the coding sequence ATGGACAAATATGTTTGTCAGATGTGCGGATACATCTACGACCCCGAGGAGGGAGACCCTGCTTCAGGTATAGAGGCAGGAACACCCTTCGAGGACCTCCCGGACGACTGGGTATGCCCTGTCTGCGGGGTTGGAAAGGACCAGTTCAAGAAGATGGATTAG
- a CDS encoding FprA family A-type flavoprotein, with product MTAKRIAEGVYYTGTIDWDRRTFDELVALPRGTSYNSYLISGSSATALIDSTEPSMADELLRTLEEMDAEINYIVSQHAEQDHSGTIPELLEIYPEAEVLGTPPCIEFLEELLRIKGNFREVRDGETLSLGDKTLRFTVTPWVHWPDTMVTYLEEEGILFTCDFFGSHIATSEIMETPEDFLREAKRYYAHIMMPFSQMVTSNLSKISKLEVSMIAPSHGPVISEPELIMDAYAAWTSGGDGVVIAYTTMHGSTRVMVERLTEKLMELDVGVRPVNVAEHDTGEFLTELVDASVLVVASPTVLTRPHPAIASALYLVNALKPPVKYVAVMGSYGWGSLIESEVRKLLSNLNVEYLESVLVKGLPLEEDLQRVDELAMKIKGVNGW from the coding sequence ATGACAGCAAAAAGGATTGCTGAAGGGGTTTACTACACAGGCACCATCGACTGGGACAGGAGGACCTTCGATGAACTTGTAGCCCTACCAAGGGGTACAAGTTACAACTCCTACCTCATCTCAGGAAGCAGCGCCACAGCCCTCATTGACTCCACCGAGCCATCAATGGCAGATGAACTCCTCAGGACCCTCGAGGAGATGGATGCAGAGATAAACTACATAGTATCACAGCACGCAGAACAGGATCACTCAGGCACCATACCTGAACTCCTTGAAATCTACCCTGAGGCAGAGGTCCTCGGGACACCGCCATGCATAGAATTTCTGGAGGAGCTCCTGAGAATCAAGGGAAACTTCAGGGAGGTAAGGGATGGTGAGACCCTCTCCCTGGGTGATAAGACACTGAGATTCACCGTAACCCCATGGGTCCACTGGCCAGACACCATGGTAACCTACCTTGAGGAGGAGGGCATACTATTCACCTGCGATTTCTTCGGATCACACATTGCAACATCAGAGATAATGGAGACACCAGAAGACTTCCTGAGGGAGGCGAAGAGGTACTACGCCCATATCATGATGCCCTTCAGCCAGATGGTGACATCAAACCTCAGTAAGATCTCAAAGCTGGAGGTATCCATGATAGCACCATCCCATGGCCCGGTCATATCTGAACCTGAACTCATAATGGACGCCTATGCTGCCTGGACATCAGGCGGGGATGGGGTGGTCATCGCCTACACCACCATGCATGGAAGCACCAGGGTAATGGTTGAGAGACTCACAGAGAAACTCATGGAACTCGATGTGGGCGTAAGACCGGTGAACGTTGCAGAACATGACACAGGAGAGTTTCTGACGGAACTCGTAGATGCATCGGTGCTTGTCGTTGCATCACCAACGGTGCTCACAAGGCCGCACCCGGCCATAGCATCGGCCCTGTACCTTGTAAACGCCCTGAAACCACCTGTTAAATATGTTGCAGTCATGGGATCCTATGGATGGGGCAGCCTGATAGAGTCAGAGGTCAGGAAGCTCCTTTCAAACCTGAATGTCGAATACCTTGAATCCGTCCTTGTGAAGGGCCTCCCCCTTGAGGAGGACCTGCAGAGGGTGGATGAACTTGCCATGAAGATAAAGGGGGTGAATGGATGGTAA
- a CDS encoding ferritin, with amino-acid sequence MVSERMQEALNRQLNAELYSAYLYLSMAAYYEASDLPGFANWMRVQAQEELSHAMKFYDYLVQRGARVVLDEIEKPPFEWESPLEVAKHVLEHEKKVTGLINDLVDLAISERDHATNNFLQWFVAEQVEEEESAGGLLQRVRLASDSPSGLLMLDSELAKRVYNPPADKGE; translated from the coding sequence ATGGTAAGTGAAAGGATGCAGGAGGCACTCAACAGGCAGCTAAATGCTGAGCTCTACTCAGCATACCTCTACCTTTCAATGGCAGCCTACTACGAGGCCTCTGATCTTCCAGGATTCGCAAACTGGATGCGTGTACAGGCCCAGGAGGAGCTTTCACACGCAATGAAATTCTACGACTACCTTGTGCAGAGGGGTGCAAGGGTCGTGCTTGATGAGATAGAGAAACCACCATTTGAGTGGGAATCACCACTGGAGGTGGCCAAGCATGTCCTTGAACATGAGAAGAAGGTCACAGGACTCATAAATGACCTTGTGGACCTCGCCATCTCAGAGAGGGACCACGCCACCAACAACTTCCTCCAGTGGTTCGTTGCAGAGCAGGTTGAGGAGGAGGAATCAGCAGGGGGCCTTCTCCAGAGGGTGCGCCTAGCATCGGACTCGCCCAGCGGACTCCTCATGCTGGACTCAGAACTGGCAAAGAGGGTCTACAATCCACCTGCAGATAAGGGGGAATGA
- a CDS encoding peroxiredoxin, protein MGEKVYELRKIKKKGRGMPLIGDKFPEMEVQTTHGPMELPDEFEGRWFILFSHPADFTPVCTTEFVAFQEVYPELQELDCELIGLSVDQVFSHIKWIEWIAENLDTEIEFPVIADTGRVADTLGLIHPSRPTNTVRAVFVVDPEGIIRAILYYPQELGRNIPEIVRMIRAFRVIDAEGVAAPANWPDNQLIGDHVIIPPASDIETARKRKDEYECYDWWLCHRKIGGE, encoded by the coding sequence ATGGGGGAGAAGGTATACGAACTCAGAAAGATAAAGAAGAAGGGAAGGGGAATGCCCCTCATAGGGGATAAATTCCCGGAGATGGAGGTCCAGACGACCCACGGACCAATGGAACTCCCTGACGAATTTGAGGGCAGATGGTTCATACTCTTCAGCCACCCCGCAGACTTCACACCTGTATGCACAACCGAGTTCGTGGCCTTCCAGGAGGTCTACCCGGAACTACAGGAACTTGACTGTGAACTCATAGGACTCAGCGTTGACCAGGTGTTCTCCCACATCAAGTGGATTGAGTGGATAGCCGAGAACCTTGACACCGAGATAGAGTTCCCGGTGATAGCAGACACCGGACGGGTGGCAGACACCCTGGGACTCATCCACCCATCAAGGCCCACAAACACCGTCAGGGCGGTCTTTGTGGTGGACCCTGAAGGGATAATAAGGGCCATCCTCTACTATCCACAGGAACTTGGAAGGAACATCCCGGAAATCGTGAGGATGATACGTGCCTTCAGGGTCATAGATGCCGAGGGGGTTGCAGCACCAGCCAACTGGCCCGATAACCAGCTCATCGGGGACCATGTGATAATACCCCCGGCATCTGACATTGAAACAGCCAGGAAGAGGAAGGATGAATATGAATGCTACGACTGGTGGCTATGCCACCGCAAAATAGGGGGTGAATAG
- a CDS encoding superoxide dismutase, with product MEKKFYELPELPYPYDALEPYISREQLSIHHQKHHQAYVDGANALLRKLDEARESDTEVDIKAALKELSFHVGGYVLHLFFWGNLGPADECGGEPSGKLAEYIDKDFGSFERFKKEFSQAAISAEGSGWAVLTYCQRTDRLFIMQVEKHNVNVIPHFRILLVLDVWEHAYYIDYRNVRPDYVEAFWNIVNWKEVEKRFEDIL from the coding sequence TTGGAGAAAAAATTCTATGAGCTACCCGAGCTCCCATACCCATACGACGCCCTTGAACCATACATATCCAGGGAGCAGCTCAGCATACACCACCAGAAACACCACCAGGCATACGTTGATGGTGCCAACGCCCTCCTCAGGAAACTGGATGAGGCAAGGGAATCAGACACAGAAGTTGACATCAAGGCGGCCCTCAAGGAACTCTCATTCCATGTTGGGGGCTACGTTCTCCACCTCTTCTTCTGGGGTAACCTGGGACCTGCAGATGAATGCGGAGGAGAACCATCAGGAAAACTGGCAGAGTACATAGATAAGGACTTCGGAAGCTTTGAAAGATTCAAGAAGGAGTTCTCACAGGCAGCTATAAGTGCAGAGGGCTCAGGATGGGCTGTACTCACCTACTGCCAGAGGACAGACCGGCTATTCATAATGCAGGTCGAGAAACACAACGTTAATGTCATACCCCACTTCAGGATACTCCTTGTCCTTGATGTATGGGAACACGCCTACTACATTGACTACAGGAACGTGAGACCAGACTACGTTGAGGCCTTCTGGAACATAGTAAACTGGAAGGAAGTTGAAAAACGCTTTGAGGACATCCTCTAG